Genomic DNA from Peribacillus simplex:
AATGAGTGGTCAGGGAAAAACGATGAATTATTAGGGATGATTAAAAGGTTTTATGAGGATAACCCTGCTGTTCTTCCTTTTAGGAACAACCAAAAGGAGACTTTTTGGTTTTTGTTTGCACATAAAGATTATTTATTAGGACAACATATTCGTGAATTAGATCACTTTTTGTTACCTTATCATTGTACACCACTAAATGATGGAAGAAAGTTAAACTTTGATTCGGAAAAAAGATTGGGCCGAATCGGGTATGAACTATTTCCTGATGGTTATTACGCTTATGTATCAAAGGTTGAGCAGGAAGAAAATATTTGGGGGAGACTTCGGTTATGGAGGAGGCTTGATGACCGTCGACCGAACATCTCATATGACGAGTTAAAGGTAAATGCATTCACATTACGAAGCAGATTTTATCAAGCGATTGTTTTACAAAAATGGGAAGAGGCGAAAAGCTATTTAAATACACTTCAGCAAGGAAAATATTTGAGTGATGAAAATTATAAATTTTTAACGCTTCATTGGTTAAGTGCCCAAGGTAAGTGGGATCGAATTTGGGAATCTGATGATTTTGAGATCTTGGCTGGATTCGGTAAAATACCTATTCAAGTTCATATCGCTTTAATCCGAACATTTTATCAACGCAAATTATCTAAATCGGATATTCTCGGCCGATATGATTTGTCAATGAAAGCATTTAAAGAATCACGATATAAGCTTGGAACACTCTTACGTTCACAGTTGAGTTTAGATGAGGAAACTTCTATACGTGTATTTGCTTATGAAGCAGCTTCTAAAGGTCAGGAAGATAAACTGGAGCGCTACCAAGAAAAGACCAAAGATGAGATCACTAAAGATATTATTGAATTCCTCTTACTTTATGTACAAACGAATAAAGAGAAGCCGATAATCTCCATTAATGATAAATTAGAACGAGCCAAACAGTGTTTTACTAATCATGAGTATGAAGATGCTTTTCTTCTTCTAAATGGAGTTGATCTTTCTATTGATAAGGTTCGTTTGCTTGCAGGAATTTCCATTATGGAAGAAACAGAGGAAACGTGCTCTGTTGCATTAAAGCATTATGAAATGCTATCTGAACAGGAACAACGGCAGTTAATGAAAGAACCGCAATCTAAAGGATGGATGATCTACTTACTTAATCTACAAAAAGGGAATGAATCTTTATTAATAACGGCTGAGACAACCGATCGAGTGGATTGGTACAACTGGTTTTATAATTTTATACACACTTCTGATTTTGATCTTTTAGAAGAGCATTTAACGACGATAGATGTTCAACAAGGGAATATCAATTGGTCCATTACGTCTCTTAGTAATCTATCAGAAATAATAGCTACGATAGGAATAGAGGCTCTCTCATCCATGCAAAAATCTCTTTTACAAACAGCATTGCCTATGTTTGTTACAGAGTTAATGCAAGATGATTATTTTCCTAATGAAAAGGCGAATGAATTATATGAATATACGCGAGAAATTCTCTGTATTCATGGGAAACGAAATGAAAATAATACCGGCTTTTTATTAAGACTAACGGAAGGTTTATTGTGCTTAGAGATTTCCAAAGTTCATTTATATTGGAATCAAGTCGAATCATGGTTTAATGTATTCCCTACAGATCGATTATCATCATATGTGCTAGAATCTTTAGAGCTATTTAAGGAATACGGACTTGGTGATGATCTCTTACAACCAGTTTGGACAAATTGGGTTGGATCTCTTCTTGATAGAATAGCTAACCAAACGGTTATTCAATCATGGATTGATTTAGGAAACAGAATATCTGCTAATTCTTCCATGATTGATGCATTAAATGAGAAGATAACTTCTAATAGAGATATGGATCTATTAGAGGTATTACCTAATATGTCTATTACCATCTACTCTCTACGTGAGAAACCAGCACAGCGAGCTGCACAGCGGATTACAAAGAGAAATCCAAATGTTAAAGTAAAGGTCTGTACGGATAGTAAATTGACAAATGAAGCGAAAGCGTATGCTCGAAACTCAGATTTAGTTATTCTCGTCACAACTTGTATGTCCCATGCATTAACTTTTGGGATATCACCTTATTTAGATGATAATTTATTATATTCTCGAAGTTCAGGGGAAACCGGAATTATAGAGGCATTGGAGGAGTATTGTCAAGAACAGTATGATAACCAAGTTATGTCTAGTCATGTAAGCTAAATTATTATTAATTACTAGGTAATTGTAATCAAATTGAAAGTGCCTTTACCAATAGAGGTTGATGATTTTTTTAGTAACCTAAGTTGTAGCAATAATTAAAAAAAATAATTCTATCTCAAATTATGATATAATATTTATAGAGAAACCCGCTCTCGCGGTAGAGGTTCTAGCTACCCTCTTTAAAAAACTAAGGAAAACAGTTCTGCTTTCTTAGTAGTGCTGTTTTTTCTATTGAAAGGAGTTTTACAATTGAAAAAAGATAAAGCTATCGTTGTGTTTAGTGGAGGACAAGATAGTACTACGTGTTTATTCTGGGCATTAGAACAATTTCAAGAAGTAATTGCTGTTACTTTTGATTACAATCAAAGACATATTGCTGAAATAGAATGTGCAAAAAATATAGCAAAAGAACTTGGTGTAAAGCATCATATTTTAGATATGAGTTTACTGAATCAACTAGCACCGAATGCTTTAACAAGAGATGAAATTGAAGTGAAGGATGGGGAAAATGGCGGCAGCCTTCCATCGACCTTTGTTCCTGGTCGAAATTTATTATTCATGTCTTTTGCTGGTGTGCTAGCTAGCCAAGTTGGTGCGAAACACATTGTCACTGGGGTTTGTGAGACGGATTTTAGTGGATATCCAGACTGTCGAGATGTGTTCGTTAAATCATTAAATGTAACACTTAACCTTTCTATGGATCAGCAATTTGTGATTCATACTCCATTAATGTGGTTGAATAAAGCTGAAACATGGAAGCTAGCAGACGATCTTGGAGCATTTGATTTTGTCCGTGAAAAAACTCTGACATGCTATAACGGAATTGTTGCCGATGGTTGTGGTGAATGTCCGGCATGTAAGTTACGGAAAAACGGCTTCGACAACTATTTGAAGGATAGAAAGGGGCAATAAATAATGTACGGTTTTCGGATTGTTGAAAAGCTCCAAAAAATAGATGAAGATATAAAACGTAACCAGTTAAAGTACCATAATAAACGCGTGATGGTTAGTAAGGAATTCACCTTTGACTCAGCGCATCATTTGCATGCCTACGAAGGAAAGTGCAAAAATCTCCATGGCCATACTTATAGAGTTATTTTTGGACTGAGCGGATTTGTTGATGACCGTGGGTTAATGATTGATTTTGGTGAGATCAAAGAAATTTGGAAAAACGAAATTGAAATATTTCTTGATCATAGATATTTAAATGAAACACTGCCACCGATGAATACGACAGCCGAAAACATTGTCGTGTGGATTTATGAAATAATGTCCGATGCTTTGAAGCAAGAAGAAAGACAGATTAAATACAAGGATGCTAGATTAGAGTTTGTTCGATTATATGAAACTCCAACAGGTTATGCTGAAGCAAGACGGGAGTGGATAGAGGATGAGTAAAATACCAGTAATGGAGGTCTTTGGTCCAACTATCCAAGGCGAAGGCATGGTCATTGGACAAAAGACAATGTTTGTTCGAACAGCTGGTTGTGATTATTCTTGTTCATGGTGTGATTCTGCTTTTACCTGGGACGGTTCTGGAAAAGATTTAATAAAGCAAATGGACGCAGAAGAAATTTGGAAAGAACTTGTTTTACTCGGCGGAGATGGTTTTTCTTTTGTAACAATATCAGGTGGGAATCCTGCATTATTAAAGAACCTAAGTTACTTAATCGACCTTTTAAAAGAAAACAATATAAAAATTGGTTTAGAGACACAGGGAAGTAAGTGGCAGGATTGGTTTTTGCATATCGATGAATTAACAATTTCTCCAAAGCCACCAAGTTCAGGGATGATTACAAATTTTGATATACTTGATAAAGTAATTGACAAACTAAAGGAAAAAGACCCTTCACATAATGTAAGTTTGAAGGTTGTTGTTTTCGATGAGATTGATTACAACTATGCTAAAAAAATACACCTTAGATATCCCAAAACTCCATTCTTCCTACAGGTTGGAAATGAGGATAATAAAACAACAGATAATCAACATTTGGTAAATCAACTTCTACAGAAATATGAATGGCTTTTAAATAAAGTCATGTTAGATAATGAATTAAAAGATGTAAAAGTATTACCACAACTGCATACCTATATATGGGGAAATAAACGAGGAGTTTAGTTTTTTTATTGAAACAAACTGAAAGTTCCAGTTTATAACTTTATAAGTTTGAGGTAGAATATTTCAAGGAACATACGTTCCTATTTTTAAAAGAGAAAAAAGTTTTAAATTTATATATTAAGATGGGGTGATTAGTTGAGAATAATATTATACTTAGTTGCTATTATAACTGCAAACGTTGTTACTGCTGCATTTGCTCCTTTACAGCTTGGCGTATTCATAATCCCAATGGGCACTTTCTTAATAGGTGCTACTTTTATTTTTCGAGATTTGGTACAGAACAAATATGGAAGAAAGAAAACATATTTCTGTATTGCTATTGCTCTTGCTTTATCAGCTTTAGTATCTTTTCTATTAGGTGATACTTTATTGATTGTCTTAGCATCAGCCCTGTCATTTGTTATTTCAGAAACTGCTGATACTGAAATATATACTCGTTTGAATTTACCAATGAGTTGGCGAGTATTATATAGTGGTATTGTTGGCGGGCTATTAGATTCTGTAATATTTGTAATTATAGGTTTAAGTCCAATTGGTGCGAACTTTATACCTTGGGAAGCAGTTCCATTTGCAATTTTTGGTCAGATTATTGTTAAAACGGTTATCCAGGGGATAGCTGCCATTATTATTAATGTGATTTATTACACATCTAGAAATCATACGGCAACACCATAAGATATACCACCTTGAGACTTATGGTAAAAGGATTTAAACTATTTTTTGATTGTTTAATAGAAGATGGACAGAAGTAAATTATTTTAAACACTGATAATTATACTGAACTCTCTAACATTTGGTATATAATTCAGAAATCCCCGAATCTACTCGATTTGGGGATTTTTCATAATTTCCGCAAATATCTTAACGTAAATTATTTATCCCCTTAACCATGAACATTTTATTGTCTGATTTATTTACCATATAGCAAATTAAATCAAACCTCTTTTATAGTGCAAAATATGGAAAGGGAATTTTTCCAATAAATTTCCATTTTATTATTTTCAGTGTCCACAAAGCCGATATTAATTAATTTAATATAATTGAAAAAATAGAATATATTAATCATAATAAAGAAAAAAACGTGCTTATGTATAGGTATTATGGCATAATAGGTAATAAAATTACATATTTTGTGTATTGCAAAATAGAAGTGCAGAGCATTGAATTCAGACTCCTGCACTTTATTTATTGAGTGCCATAAAAAAAGACTTGCCAGGCACCCCAAGTCCCTCTACTGTATAGGTGTCGAATCAATACAGAGTGGAGGATTACGAAAGGATGCTAGCAATGTCTGATATTAATTGTATCAAACACCTAAGGAACAAAAGAACAAAAAAGGACTATCTGATTGTTATTGCCCATAAAGGAACTACTTGAGGATTACAATCGATTCCTAGATGATGAGCGGGAAACGTGTTTTATGCTAAACAAAGACTTCCTATATAAAAAGTTCAATGAGGCAGTGCCCTTATATTAGAGTATCAAGATAATTTTGGAAAATGGTGGGGCGAGGTGCTGTCCCCTTCGAGAGGAAGAATTGGTATGTTAGCTGCGAAGGTAGAGTCACAACCGTGTTATATTAACTTAACCAAAAGAGCTTTGTCTGATATAAATGAGAATTTAGGGTATAGAGATGAGTTTTTTAGTGTGCGAACGGATAGAATTATTCACCTTCTTCTTTCCTCCCAGGATTCATTTCTTGTACATATCGAGAAAGCGACTGGTAGAACAGAAGAGGAGTTATATGTAAATCTCCATTTTGATTCCACGGAAAATAAGGGAATCATGAAATATGTGAAGGATCAGACGTTTAGTCTGTATGGAGTGGTAAAGGATGATGGATTGCTTGTTACGGGAATTAAGTTTTTACCTTTTGGAATAGGTCAAGCAAATAACCGTCGGGTTACGTCCACACTGCATTTCTTCATTAATGAACGAAGTGCTACGTCCTTAACAGTAGAAACGCTAGAAGCAATCAAGAATCTCCCGTTTGCAAAAGAGCAGTCGAAGTTTGTGAAGAGTCGGCTAGAGAGCTGGGAAGTGTATCTCGATATGATTGTGGAAAAGGCAGAGCAGGACGAGGTGACGATGGATTTTCAATCTGCTAGGTTCACTGAACACTTACGAGAATTGAATATTCACTGTCCTTCTTTAAGAGGGCAAGTAGCTCGAAGGGATTTAAAGGGTGCCGAAGTGTCATTGCTGTGGGAGGATGACGGCAAGGACGAGGCAGATGAAAAAATCGGGACGGTTCGACGTTTTGATTTTGATAAGAATATTGTAGAGATTGAGCTTGATGAGGACTATGTGGAGCTCGCTAGGCAGAATAAATGGACGCCAGTGACAGCGGGGCTGGTGCATATTAGTAATCATGGTGGTTTAACACAGGCGAGGAGATTAAGAGGAGGATTTCGTGACCTACAGAATGGTGTAGCGAAAAACCCGAATTTGGAGTACTTGCTATTTGAGGAAAATCCGGTGATGGATACATCTAGCAATGTGCAAAGCTTTGAATTTAAAGAAGCGATACAAGATAATTTAAACCATTATCAGCGTGCTGCAGTAAAAGGGGCATTAGCAGCAGAGGATATTTACCTGATTCAAGGGCCTCCTGGGACTGGGAAAACAACGGTCATCGCCGAAATTTGTTATCAGAATGTGGAGCGGGGTCTTAGAACATTAGTTGCGTCTCAATCAAACCTAGCAGTTGATAATGCACTTAGCAAGCTACTTGCACACCCTAAGGTCCGGATTCTCCGTAAAGGGCGCACAAAGAGTATCGAAGAAGAAGGCAAGAAATTCATCGAAGAAAATGTTGCAGAAACTTGGAAAAAGCAAACGCTGGAAAACATTCAACTTGATATTAAGGACATTGATCAGTTAATTGAGGAAAAGAGGAAAGAGATTAAGAAAAATCAGAATGTCCTGAAGTACAATGCAGAAAAACTAGCAGATATCGAAAAAGCACCATTGGTCAGAACGAAGCTGTTTCGATTACAAAATGAACTGCGTCACATCCAAGACCACGTGACTCAATTAAAGAATAAAGAAGAAAAGCATGAGCTAACGGAAAAGGAGCTCGAACAGAAATTACAGCAGGATTCCCATGAAGCTGCGCAACTTAAAGTGTTACTAGATAATTGGGAAGAAAGCAATAATTTTGATGAGAGGAAGGCTACTCTTCAGAATCGAATCAATCGTCTACGAGTAGAAATCGAATATCTCGAAGCACAGGAGTCTTTCGACAAAGCATCAGAACACTATAAAGAATTAGATTCACAGTTAGAACGGTTGCGGAGACGTGAGAGAGAAATAGAGGATATCCTAATGGAAATTCCTCGGATGCATGATGTGGAGATTGTATCTTTTATTAATAGTAGAAGGGATATCAATTCTCCTGCGATTTTGCAAAAACAAATGCGACTATCTGAGTCGATTCGTATGGTTAATCAAGGAGAAGCTGGCAAGACACAGTTAGCGAGTGATAATGATACTTTTTCAAGGCTAGAAAAGCAATTAGATATTGTCATTGGTAGGCAAAAGAAGGTGCTCGTTCAATATGGGTATGATACAGAATTAGCAGAGACACTAGGTGGATCCGATGAGTATCCACATACAGACCTTATGCAGCTTGTTCCTCGTCTGGCAAATCGGATGATGGCATTCTCAGAGCCTTCTTTTCTACAAAACTTGAAATGGAAACTCACGAAAAAGCTCCCGAAACAAGTGGAGAAGTTAATAGAAGAATACAATCAAAGTATTGCTGCTAAAAAGCTACTAAAAGAGACGGTTGAGCGCAATAAACTGCGAATGGTGGAGATGAGAGAGGCAAAAAGTAAGCTTCCTCTTTTAACCGTGGAAATGCTGGAAGCACTAACTGATTATTATAAGCAAGTAGAAGTGAAGATAGAGAATGAAATCGGCGTTATCCATTTTGACATGGTACCAGGTAAAAATCAGGTGAAGAAGTGTCATCAGTTGTTGATAGAGTTGAGAGGAAAGTTGGATGGTGAGGAGCCGAGTAAAACTGTCTCTGAGTTAAGAAGATTAGTAGATGTTGCGGTGATAGAGTTAACGGAGCTAGGAACAGAGGAGCAATATAAAAAGAGACTCATGATTCAGAAGGAGGAGAAAGAGTTTGCTTGTGAAAAATATGGGGTGCAGCTAAAAGAAATCACTCGTGAAGTGGAGGGGTTGGGCTTTAAGCTAGCAGAACTACAGCCAACTCTAGAAGACCTAGTGAAGCAAGTGGAAGAGAATCAGAAAATAGTTGATTATTTAAGTAGTATTAACGTAGAAAAAGAGAAAATGATGATTGATAAGAAGAACCAATTGATAAAACAGAGAATGGAGAGGTCGGATAATCATATTACAGCTTATATGAATCAACGGATGATGAAGATTGAATGGTCGAATATGCTGCAGGATGCAAAGGATTATGACCTGAGAGAAATTAAAAAGCTGTATATTAAGCATGCGAATGTGATTGGGATTACATGTGTGCAGTCTGCGAAGAAGGATTTTGCTAGAGATTACCCAGATTTTGATGTGGTCATTATTGATGAGGTATCAAAGGCGACACCACCTGAACTGCTTTTACCGATGCTAAAAGGGAAGAAGGTCATTCTGGTAGGGGACCATCATCAGCTACCACCACTCATTGGACAGGAAACATTGGATGAAGTGATTGAGAAAATCCCGAATCCACAGAAAAAGGATGAGGTCAAAGCCAACCTGCAGGAATCTCTGTTTGAGCGCTTATTTAAAACTTTGCCAGATCAGTATAAAAGCACTCTCCGGATTCAATATCGAATGCATGAAGATATTATGGAAACAATCACTCAGTTTTATGAAGGGGAAAGTGAGGTAGGTTACGGATTAAGATGTGGGTTAGAAAATTCTAATAGAGAACGTGACCATTATTTAGACGGACAATATGTGAAGCGTGGTCAGCATATTATGTGGTTTGACCTACCGCATGAAGAGGGATTTTTTGAAACGAAAGAGAAGGGGATGACAAGTCCTTATAATGGTGCCGAGTTAAAAATCATCTCTGAATTGTTAGTCGACCTAAATGCTGCTGTCGACAAAGCAAAACAAGAAGGTAGAATCTCAGAGGATGCAACGAAGAATGTTGGTATCATTAGCTTTTACGGGGAGCAAGTGCGTAGATTAAGGCATTTAGTAGATGATCTTAAAGTAGAGCATCTCAAGTTTCGGGTCGGGACCGTCGATAGATTCCAGGGGATGGAAAGTGAGATTATTATCGCAAGCTTTGTACGTAATCATAGCAATAAAGAAGAGGATATTGGTTTTGCCAATGATTATCGTCGTTTAAACGTTGCGCTATCAAGGGCTAAAGAGCTATTAATTGTAACTGGAAGCTCAAAGATGTTTACTGTGCAAGCAAAACGAGCAGCAAGTAGGAAAATGTATACGAGGGTTATTGACACCATTCGTTTTAAAAACGGTTTAAGAGATCACAAGGGTCGTGTGAAATAGAAGGGATTGATTAGGGTTGTTATGGAAACTATGGGATGATTCTTCCACAGATGAATTTCAGGAGAGAATGCTCCATCAGGCGATAGAAGACAAAGAATATCTTCATATATTGGGGACAAAGGAATGGAAAATCCCGATCCACTATTATCACGTCCAGGTGACAGCATCGACGAAAACAAAGATTGATATGTTAAAAAAGATGGTTATGTTCTCCTTCTTAAATATGAATATTAGCCATCTGGATGAATTGAGCGGGTTTTTACATGTTGATACGTTATTTATCGAGGATATTGTTACGCAGATGATTGCGACAGGTGTAGTGGAAAAGGTAGATAGTGTGTACAAACTGACGAAAATTGGTGAAGAACAATTCAAAGCTGGAACCATTTTGAGTGAGCCAAGTACAGAGGTTATTCCATTTGAATTTAGTGTGTTAAATCAGAATGCGATACAAGAGGAACCGACGAATGTAATGGTAAAAGAAGATTGGGAGTTAGATTTGTATCGTTATTCCAATGAAGTTGCCAATTTAGCGGGGACTATTTTAGAAGAAGATAAGCTTCGAGAGTACGTTCAAGAAAGTGGCAAAGTGTTTGAAGTCGGGGGAAATGAAAAAATCATTTCTAAGATTGAGCCCATTACTTTACAGGCTATGAAATTTGCGAAGTGTATCGAGTATCAATTGTACGATTTACTTGAAAACAAAGTGTATGCACGTATCTGGAATGGAGCATCTGGTAGATGGGATGAACGTTTTGAAGAGGAGATTACTAGACTTGAAGGAGAAGCGTGGAAGTCTCATCATGATCAAGCGATTATCGAAAACTTTCCGGAGCGATATGAATATCTAAGAGGTAGATTGAAGGCTTTTCACAATAAGGGTAATAAAAATCAAAAGGTACTCGATATTTTAAGAGGGAAAGATATTCGAGCCCGGTTCATCAATTCCTTTTCCGAAACAAAACGAAAGATGCTCATGGTCTCACCGTGGATATCGGCAGTAGTAGTCGACCGAGATATGCTCTCGAGATTGCAGCAATTTGCTAAACAAGGAAAGACCCTCTATATCTCGTGGGGAATTGCGAAAAACATGGAAACTGAGGACCGTAAGCCTAGTCCGGCGCTACTTAAAAGGCTGCAGGAGATTACCCATGAAGATGGCACACAGGCTGTGTTTGTTCGATGGTTTGGCAATCAGCATAACAAGGAAATTGTGGTAGATGCAAGAACACATATACTAGGCTCGTATAACTGGCTGTCTTATCGTGGGGAATACGATATTCGCCATGAATCTGTCGTGGTGATAAAAGAAGAAAAAGTAATTAAGGACACGACTGTATATATTGAAGCGAAGTTTATTAACGCGCTAAAACAGGATTTAACAGCTCTTTTAAGCAATGTGAGCGCGCAGGTTGAACCAATTATCGTGAAAAATTGGATGAAAGAGCTCATTATGTTAGACAGCTCACTTGAAAAGAGAAAACAGCTATCAGATCAACTAATGGAGCATCTACGAAACAATGGACAAGTTGAATTAATACATGAACTTGCATCCCTATGGGCTCGTTATGATGTGGAAGACTTTGGTGTGCGTTCGTATTTAAGTGAATTGTTAAATGAAGAGAATTTTGACTTAGCGAAGGAATATTATGCGCTTTGTCAAAAGCATATAAAAACAAGCCCTATCTCTGAGTGGGAGAAGGCTCCTGAGTTATCGGAATATAAGGAATGGTTTGCAGAGCAGAAGGTTGTGGGGAAGACGAAGCCACAATTACAAGAGAAACCTACTCCGAAAGGTAATGCTAATGGGAAGAAACGAATACCGAGGAGTAAGAAGAAGAAGTAAGTTAATGGTGTCCCACTTTTATAGGTGGCCATTCATTAAAACTATTTAACTGTGTTTATTAATTTTTTCTGGAGGATAATAAGGGATAATTATTTGGATATGTAGCGAGGATAAATTGAATTGAATCGTTATAAAAAGAATAAACCTAAATACTTATGGATACAAGAAGAATTAATGGAATTTTTTATTGACTAAGTGTGGATTAGTAGAAGAATGTTTTTCCAGTACATAGATACATAGAAAGAACTAAAAAGATAATGAACGATCCACATAAAGAAGAGTGTAACTGCTAAACTAAATTGAACAGTTTCTGACAGATAAAAATGAACACTTTTTGCCCGATATCATCTCGGCTAAGTTATGGTGGGATTTTAACATCATTGTTTAGTTGAGGGATTTGAAAGGTGAAAAAACTAAAATTGTTAATGCAGGTTTATCATCCACACTTCAATTCATCAGAAATCCTGCTAAATTACTTTACTTATAGAGTCATAGCTAAACTAGTAAGGGGATTGGTGAGAGAGGTTTTTGTTATGTTTTCCTCTCTCCCTCTCTATAAAAAAACTAGGAGGATTACTAAATGAGTAAAACTACACTAAAGACAACTATAGAAAAAAAGGTTCAGGAATTACATGAGAAATTAGAGGCTCTTGATTTGGTATTAGGAGAGAGCAAGTCAGTAGAATCAGCAGGAGTTAAAGCTATTGCTGAGATTCAAGCAAAGATTGCTGAATCAAAATCCCAATTAGTTGTAACAGACATTGAGAGTGCTAAACAGCATTTATCTATGTTGGATGAGATAACAAAGGATTTAGGCATTCAAGCATACCTAAATAAATCACTTGTCGAGTCAAAGAAAGAAGGCATCTTATCTGCATTGGATGATGCTTATGGAGTCCATAAAGAGGCGGTAGCATTGTTTAAAGAGCTAGATAATGAGTATGTATTGCATATGAGCATTGCATCTGTAAATTAGGATTTTGCATATCTGAATGGTCTTGAAAATGAGATAAATTCTGT
This window encodes:
- the queE gene encoding 7-carboxy-7-deazaguanine synthase QueE; translation: MSKIPVMEVFGPTIQGEGMVIGQKTMFVRTAGCDYSCSWCDSAFTWDGSGKDLIKQMDAEEIWKELVLLGGDGFSFVTISGGNPALLKNLSYLIDLLKENNIKIGLETQGSKWQDWFLHIDELTISPKPPSSGMITNFDILDKVIDKLKEKDPSHNVSLKVVVFDEIDYNYAKKIHLRYPKTPFFLQVGNEDNKTTDNQHLVNQLLQKYEWLLNKVMLDNELKDVKVLPQLHTYIWGNKRGV
- a CDS encoding VUT family protein, which encodes MRIILYLVAIITANVVTAAFAPLQLGVFIIPMGTFLIGATFIFRDLVQNKYGRKKTYFCIAIALALSALVSFLLGDTLLIVLASALSFVISETADTEIYTRLNLPMSWRVLYSGIVGGLLDSVIFVIIGLSPIGANFIPWEAVPFAIFGQIIVKTVIQGIAAIIINVIYYTSRNHTATP
- the dpdD gene encoding protein DpdD, giving the protein MSQSLKTKFLLLLLQVNGVNPYHLSVNGNEWSGKNDELLGMIKRFYEDNPAVLPFRNNQKETFWFLFAHKDYLLGQHIRELDHFLLPYHCTPLNDGRKLNFDSEKRLGRIGYELFPDGYYAYVSKVEQEENIWGRLRLWRRLDDRRPNISYDELKVNAFTLRSRFYQAIVLQKWEEAKSYLNTLQQGKYLSDENYKFLTLHWLSAQGKWDRIWESDDFEILAGFGKIPIQVHIALIRTFYQRKLSKSDILGRYDLSMKAFKESRYKLGTLLRSQLSLDEETSIRVFAYEAASKGQEDKLERYQEKTKDEITKDIIEFLLLYVQTNKEKPIISINDKLERAKQCFTNHEYEDAFLLLNGVDLSIDKVRLLAGISIMEETEETCSVALKHYEMLSEQEQRQLMKEPQSKGWMIYLLNLQKGNESLLITAETTDRVDWYNWFYNFIHTSDFDLLEEHLTTIDVQQGNINWSITSLSNLSEIIATIGIEALSSMQKSLLQTALPMFVTELMQDDYFPNEKANELYEYTREILCIHGKRNENNTGFLLRLTEGLLCLEISKVHLYWNQVESWFNVFPTDRLSSYVLESLELFKEYGLGDDLLQPVWTNWVGSLLDRIANQTVIQSWIDLGNRISANSSMIDALNEKITSNRDMDLLEVLPNMSITIYSLREKPAQRAAQRITKRNPNVKVKVCTDSKLTNEAKAYARNSDLVILVTTCMSHALTFGISPYLDDNLLYSRSSGETGIIEALEEYCQEQYDNQVMSSHVS
- the queD gene encoding 6-carboxytetrahydropterin synthase QueD, which encodes MYGFRIVEKLQKIDEDIKRNQLKYHNKRVMVSKEFTFDSAHHLHAYEGKCKNLHGHTYRVIFGLSGFVDDRGLMIDFGEIKEIWKNEIEIFLDHRYLNETLPPMNTTAENIVVWIYEIMSDALKQEERQIKYKDARLEFVRLYETPTGYAEARREWIEDE
- the queC gene encoding 7-cyano-7-deazaguanine synthase QueC; translation: MKGVLQLKKDKAIVVFSGGQDSTTCLFWALEQFQEVIAVTFDYNQRHIAEIECAKNIAKELGVKHHILDMSLLNQLAPNALTRDEIEVKDGENGGSLPSTFVPGRNLLFMSFAGVLASQVGAKHIVTGVCETDFSGYPDCRDVFVKSLNVTLNLSMDQQFVIHTPLMWLNKAETWKLADDLGAFDFVREKTLTCYNGIVADGCGECPACKLRKNGFDNYLKDRKGQ
- a CDS encoding DEAD/DEAH box helicase, producing MLAAKVESQPCYINLTKRALSDINENLGYRDEFFSVRTDRIIHLLLSSQDSFLVHIEKATGRTEEELYVNLHFDSTENKGIMKYVKDQTFSLYGVVKDDGLLVTGIKFLPFGIGQANNRRVTSTLHFFINERSATSLTVETLEAIKNLPFAKEQSKFVKSRLESWEVYLDMIVEKAEQDEVTMDFQSARFTEHLRELNIHCPSLRGQVARRDLKGAEVSLLWEDDGKDEADEKIGTVRRFDFDKNIVEIELDEDYVELARQNKWTPVTAGLVHISNHGGLTQARRLRGGFRDLQNGVAKNPNLEYLLFEENPVMDTSSNVQSFEFKEAIQDNLNHYQRAAVKGALAAEDIYLIQGPPGTGKTTVIAEICYQNVERGLRTLVASQSNLAVDNALSKLLAHPKVRILRKGRTKSIEEEGKKFIEENVAETWKKQTLENIQLDIKDIDQLIEEKRKEIKKNQNVLKYNAEKLADIEKAPLVRTKLFRLQNELRHIQDHVTQLKNKEEKHELTEKELEQKLQQDSHEAAQLKVLLDNWEESNNFDERKATLQNRINRLRVEIEYLEAQESFDKASEHYKELDSQLERLRRREREIEDILMEIPRMHDVEIVSFINSRRDINSPAILQKQMRLSESIRMVNQGEAGKTQLASDNDTFSRLEKQLDIVIGRQKKVLVQYGYDTELAETLGGSDEYPHTDLMQLVPRLANRMMAFSEPSFLQNLKWKLTKKLPKQVEKLIEEYNQSIAAKKLLKETVERNKLRMVEMREAKSKLPLLTVEMLEALTDYYKQVEVKIENEIGVIHFDMVPGKNQVKKCHQLLIELRGKLDGEEPSKTVSELRRLVDVAVIELTELGTEEQYKKRLMIQKEEKEFACEKYGVQLKEITREVEGLGFKLAELQPTLEDLVKQVEENQKIVDYLSSINVEKEKMMIDKKNQLIKQRMERSDNHITAYMNQRMMKIEWSNMLQDAKDYDLREIKKLYIKHANVIGITCVQSAKKDFARDYPDFDVVIIDEVSKATPPELLLPMLKGKKVILVGDHHQLPPLIGQETLDEVIEKIPNPQKKDEVKANLQESLFERLFKTLPDQYKSTLRIQYRMHEDIMETITQFYEGESEVGYGLRCGLENSNRERDHYLDGQYVKRGQHIMWFDLPHEEGFFETKEKGMTSPYNGAELKIISELLVDLNAAVDKAKQEGRISEDATKNVGIISFYGEQVRRLRHLVDDLKVEHLKFRVGTVDRFQGMESEIIIASFVRNHSNKEEDIGFANDYRRLNVALSRAKELLIVTGSSKMFTVQAKRAASRKMYTRVIDTIRFKNGLRDHKGRVK